AAGTGCTTTATCGCaagttgtttttacttttttttggttcatCTCTGTATCTTAACCCACTATCTGACCTATGTAGGAATGTCCTGCACTATTTTCCAGTGTCTTCATTCAAGGTTTTCAAACAGTGTCGACCTTCTGCCTTTATTAGGCCGCCAGCTCTACAGTTTGGCCCCTGAGCTTGGCCTCTCTACCTGGATAGTTAAGGAGGCAGCCGCGGGGTCGTCAACAAGCCAGAACAGCTCGCCACTGGTTGGGACAACACGGGCGGCTGGAAATGCTGAACCCTCTCTCCCCTCCAACACTTCCTGAAAGAAAATGGTGACGGTGTTAAAATACAATAGGAATATGAACTGTATCTCTCCTGCCATTTGTGCCCATATTagtctcttttttccccccacatatTTGGATTTCATTTTAGTCCCATTCTTCTGTTTGGTTTACTGATCCCACTCCATTTTTAACCACTTATTGCATCAAGTGATTGGACCCAAAGTGCTTACTGACATTTTTCCTTGCTCTGTTTTATCTTGTATTTAATGGTTTCTGTGTGTGCACCTCGTCTAAGCTGATTCATTGTGTTATGGAAATAACAGGGATATTAAATTCTGACTTTGGAATGTGCGTCTTTTGTGAAAACTCTTGAAACATTACCTTCAAAACGGTTGCTTTGCTTCCTCCTGTTGATACAAAAGCCACACAGCGTGCAGAGTTCACCACTGGGAGAGTCATAGTTACACGCTGTGGTGGTGGTTTGGGAGAGTCGCTGATAGGGGCCACAATCTTCTTGGTTTCCTGAATATGGGGTACACCCAAACTGCATCGTTTATCATATCACCAAAAAGTACCAAGGTGAGAACCACAGCCAAAGACTATACTTTCAAATCTAAAATGTTACATGAGGGAGGTTTTCTCACAGAAATGCAACAGGGGACAACAGTGAAGACTGTAAAGTTGTGCCCAAATTGAAACCCATCAATCATCCATACATAGTCTAGAGAAATGacaggacagaaaaacacactgttCATTGAAACTAGCAAACCACATCCCAGCTCAGACAAGTCTCCTTAAATAGTAGCCCTGACAgaactaaattaaataatgcGTTTTATATGCCATCTGCAGTAGAAAGGtaatatttaaagaaacatttgcaGAATGCCCAAAGCCTGACAACTTAATGACCAGTGGCAAATTTATACAGTCCTAAATTAGTACCATTGTTGAATGTGATTCAACATCCAGACATGGAATTATGTTTTTAGGATCATAACGATACAGCGATGGTACAAAGTATAAGAAACATGAGCTTTTcaaagaaatgtgaaacattCGTTCCTAAAAAGCTATAATCCTGTGTGCAGAAATGTATTGTAGAAGAGACAATTTCCCCTCACCTCCAGAAGAGGGTGGTCTGGGAAGAGGGAGCAAGTGTGTCCATCTGGCCCCATACCCAACAGTAACAGGTCAAACACAGGGAAATTGCCATCTGGGAAGGTCTGCGTGTTTGAAAGTAGCAAAACAATATTGTAAAAATTCCACAAGTGCTAAAATCTAAAAGCCTGTGATTGAACTATACCTCTTTCAGTTTGCGGGAATAATCCTCAGCACATTCGTTCACTGGCAAAGACGGGTCGATGCTTAGAATCCCACTATCAGGGATGTTGACTTTGGAAAACAATTGATtctggagaggaagaaaagtgCCATATTTTATTCTAATAATACACTtgacaaaaatagaaacacagcATGAAAAGGAGCTTCTTTTCTGACTTCAAAGAGCATTTTAAATCTCATTTCTATTGTTTTGATTAGAAAATGGTTAAAGTTATCTGTTCAGCTGTGACTAACTTGACCACTGAGTAAATTGACACCAGAGTCAGGTCACCTTACAATGCCAGCTGTATTTTCATCACAGAgtgccacagatgacaagacAAATACAAGAACGGTCTGTTGGCTGCTAGAATGTTACAGCTATGGTTGTAGCCAAACCCTTGAAAATCAACAATGCCAATCAGACAGCTATTTTTTATACAAGGGGAAATTATGTTTTCACATATCCCAGTAAGAACGGGTCAGGGCGCAAGGTCAGCCACACCAAGGCGCCACTGGGGCAGATAgagttaagggccttgctcatgGACTCAGCGTGCTGGGGGCTTGAACCTCCAACCTTCTAATCAGTAGCCCAAAGTAGCCTCAACCACTGAGCCACTACTACCATGGTGTGAAAATCTGACCATACTCTGCAAGCTGATGTCGACAACCTCTGATGCTTTTGAAGATGTTGGACTCATTgctgacttgtgatttctggtctATGACCCAACTCCTGATCTGCCCATCATCATTTCCAACATGGTGCATACTTGATTGGTCCATTTTGTTGTGTGGAACAAATACTTATtcacttacactaccgttcaaaactttgagttcacttagaaatgcagatttttttcaatgtagttagcattaaataaatcagaaatccagtctagacattgttaatgtggtaaatgactattctagctggaaacggcagatttttaatggaatatctacataggagtacagaggcccatttccagcagccatcactcctgtcttctaatgctacattgtgttagctaatggtgttgaaaggctaattgatgattaaaaaacccttgtgcaaatatgttagcacatgaatacaagtgtgagttttcatggaaacttgcaattgcctgagtgacctcaaacttttgaatggtagtgtatgtaaaaaaGAATAACGGAtagaatttcaaaaaaatattatatggtGCATTATTGTAAACACAATGTCATAAAGCAAACTTTGCTGCACGGGTACCTTGTACAGTCCGTAGGTGCTCTCTGGATCATCGAAGGAAACCAGTCGCTCGTCACAGAAGCCGACCACCCACTTGCTGCAGTCCAGCTCTGGCAAGGCGAGGAGCTCCTTGCTGAGCATGGACACGAGGCTTCCTCCTGACAGGCCCAGGGTGAACCTGCCATGAGCAGAGATGGCCTTCTCAGCCCGTGACGTCACCAGCTGGGCCAGCACTGGGCCAAGCTCTGCTGAAGAGGGGAATACAACAACTCTTCTTCCAGCCATGAGAGCACTGTGTGGGAGGGACTGCCAAGGTAGAACAGAAAAGAATTAAGCAACAGATAAGGAAGTCAATTACCAAACATTTCTGCAAGTCATCATGATGTCTGCAAATATTCTATAGTAAATCTTGCAATAAATTATCCAAACTTCTTGTGCTGATATATTAAAGCCAttcttttaagttattttaacttaactggaaaaaaaaatactcctgCAGTTGCACTGGGACAGTTCAAAAGGAGGACTGGAGACTTAAGCTACTAATCACAACAGGATAATGCATTAGCATCTTTTGGAGCTAAGGAGAAGAAAGGACGCTTACTTCTTGACATTTTGAACTCTACAGACTCGTAAGTTTTAACAGTATATTTTTTGAATAATGAAGTTCTCTTACCTAGCAGTTGGAATCTCGACAACAGCTTGTCATGAGGATTTTCAGTCGGCAAATGCAGTTCAGCTACTTCCTGAAACGCGTTTTCAACAGCCAATCAAAGTCTGGATTGGACCGCACTGCATTCTGGTCAATGTAGTCTTCGACCAAGAAGCAACCGCTACCTGGAGAAGTTAGCTTATCGGCTAGCAAGATAAAatggatgttaaaaaaaaaaaaacaaatccccGCGGATAATTTAGTTGCTTTCACAAAACTTCGATGAATTTTGATGTCAACAGATGAAGATTTATTAATAAACCGCTCGATTCAGTGTGTATGATTGCGGTGCTTCCTCCTGGCCGCTAGATGGAAACACTGTGTCCAACACAACCACTTGAGTTTTGCTACATGCTACTCGAGTTTTGAAGGGACGTTCGTGCGTATGTTGCAGGCATACTCACACAGCTCCTCTAGTGTGTTTTATCGCAACTATATTTCACAGTGATCACAAAGACTCTTTGGCTGCAGCAACTCATTTGGGTGAATCTCGTGTGTGTCAGAAACCAACAGAACAGGaataaaaaagaacaaccaATCATGTCGACAGTCTTTTCTTTCCAAGCACAGCTCGTCTCCATCATGGACGCGTTATCCAAAACAGCTGTGATGGAAATAAGCAAACTGGTGGAGATCGAGTCGAAGATGCTGAAAATAGAGATAACTCGAGGGCGCAACGAAATCGCCTCGCTCACAGAGAAACTGCAGCTGATGGAGAAACTGCTTTATATCGCACAAGGAGGCAGACAGGACGCAGGATCGGCATGTTCAGTGGTGAGGGACACTTCAGAAAACCTTTTAGTGGAGCCTGACAGGACAGTACCTGCAATAAAAAGGTATCCTCGCTGATCCCTGTGTTCACGTTGTTGGTAGATTgagtgtctgtgttgtgttggcaTCATAAATTCATCTACGTCATGACCTATACTGCCTTTGCCACTCCTTGGTGTATTTAATCTTAGTGTGTTGCATCCCTAGTGAAACTCCATGGGAAAGTCTAAGTTGCTCCACTGAGATGAGTGGCTTGCATCAAGGAGAAGAGCATGCTGCAGCTGAGGTAAGTGTGCACTAAGCCTGGCCAATTTGAATTCATGATTTCATCTTAACTCTATTTGTATCTTGTTTTACCAGACTTCGTGTCTCTTTATCTGTTGCATcctttaaagtaaaatttaactGTTACTCACATCATTGTGAAAAAGAGCTAGCCctcagtgatttttttcaaatttaaagaaaGTATCATACTAATCATACTAAtaacaataactttatttttatagcgcctttcagaagaacatttacaaagtgctttgataGGTAGAACATAGTGATAAacgagaaataaaagagaactttactgCAAGgcgagtctataaaagtgggttttaagaagtgatttaaaagaatttacTGATTCGATGAGCCTTATCTCAtcaggcaggtcgttccaaagcCGAGGGGCCCTGATGGAGAAGCTCGGTCACTCTTGGATTTaagcctcgactttggaacgaCCCACCCGAGGATCTAAGGCTGCACAAGGGGATGTACGGGGTTAGCATGTCTAAAATATAGCCAGGCACACGGCCCTGGtaagctttaaaagtgatcagtaaacTCTTAACATTAATTCTACAATg
This portion of the Amphiprion ocellaris isolate individual 3 ecotype Okinawa chromosome 19, ASM2253959v1, whole genome shotgun sequence genome encodes:
- the pgls gene encoding 6-phosphogluconolactonase — translated: MAGRRVVVFPSSAELGPVLAQLVTSRAEKAISAHGRFTLGLSGGSLVSMLSKELLALPELDCSKWVVGFCDERLVSFDDPESTYGLYKNQLFSKVNIPDSGILSIDPSLPVNECAEDYSRKLKETFPDGNFPVFDLLLLGMGPDGHTCSLFPDHPLLEETKKIVAPISDSPKPPPQRVTMTLPVVNSARCVAFVSTGGSKATVLKEVLEGREGSAFPAARVVPTSGELFWLVDDPAAASLTIQVERPSSGAKL